Below is a genomic region from Rhodohalobacter sp. 614A.
TTCAATAATCTGGCCCAACAGCTCGTACGCACTTCTGATTTGCTGAAATTTTTCTTTGGGATATTGCGGCATCTCTTCCGGGCGAACCATATAGATTATTTCGTACTCCTGCGGATGTTCAAGTGCAAACCGCACATAGGCCCGGGCGAGATCTTCAAGCTGTGGTATGAGTCCCTTTGAGGAATCGATTTCGCGAATCAGTTGTCCCTTCAAATGCTCAATGCTTTGATCAATAAGAGAAAGCAAAAGATCATCTTTATTTTCAAAATGGAGATAGATGCTTGTTGCGGTTACATCAGCCCGTTTGGCAATATTCCTCATCGTTAATTTGCCAAATCCATGTTGGATCAAGAGATCGCGGCTTACTTCAAGTATTTGATTTCGCAGAGACATAATCGGATTAGGTTAACAGTGTTAAGTTAACTCTCATAAATTATTAAAATTGTACTCAATGTCAATAATTGGGTTTCTGCTTGCTTCCAGATGTTTTTACACTTTTCTAAAAATAGCTCAAAACTATTACCTTGGAAGAGTCTGAACTAACATCCACTCTTATCCGCTCCAATGAAAAATATTCACCTGATTTTAACCCTCCTTCTCATTCAAACTATTTTCATTTCATGTGGTTCCGAAGTCAACGAAATAGCTCCGCCTGAACCTGTAATGCCGATTCCCTCGGCCGCTCAAATGGACTGGCATGAAATGGAAATGATTGCCTTTCTTCACTTTACAACCAACACATTTACAAATAAGGAATGGGGATATGGTGATGAAAGTCCGTCGATTTTCAATCCAACGGAGCTTGATGTGGATCAATGGATGACAACTTTGAAAGAAGCGGGATTTAAAGGCGTGATTCTGACAGCGAAACACCATGATGGTTTTTGCCTCTGGCCGAGTGAATATACTGAGCATGATGTAGCGAATAGTCCGTACAAAAATGGGAATGGGGATATCGTAAAAGAAGTATCGGAAGCGGCGAGGGAGCATGGTTTAAAATTTGGTGTTTATCTCTCCCCATGGGACAGAAATCATGCCGATTACGGCGACCCTTCCTACATTGATTATTACAGGAATCAGCTTGAAGAAATTTTTACCGACTATGGTCCTGTTTTTGAAATGTGGTTTGATGGAGCCAATGGCGGCGATGGTTATTACGGAGGCGCCAACGAAACCCGAACCATTGACCGACAGACGTATTACGACTGGCCCACTACCATTGATTTTGTTCGTGAATTACAACCGGAACCTAAAGTTCTGTTTTTCAGTGATGCCGGACCGGACATCCGCTGGGTTGGGAATGAACATGGCGTTGTAGCCGAAACCAATTGGAATACCATCAACAATGATACACTCTATGCCGGGCAAGCCGGAATTAACGATTTACTTGCAACCGGTTCTGAAGATGGTACAAAATGGATTCCTGCCGAAGTAGACGTGTCCATCCGGCCGGGATGGTTCTATCATCCGGAAGAAGATGATGAAGTAAAATCACCCGAAAAGCTTTTCGAAATTTATATGACATCGGTTGGCCGCGGATCAACGCTTCTTCTGAATATTCCTCCGGACAGACGCGGCCTGCTTCATGAAAATGATGTAGCTGCACTAAAGGAATGGAGAACCATGCTGGATGAAACATTCAGTACAAATATTGCTGCCGGGGCTGAAGTCACAGCCGACTCCTATCGGGGCGAATTCGATATTTATCACCCCAACCATATTACCGATGACGATCATGAAACCTACTGGACCACGGGAAATGGAATTCCAACCGGTGTTTTAGAGATTGATTTGGGAGATGAAAAAGAGATCAGCTACGTAGTGCTTCAGGAATATATCCGGCTGGGACAGCGCATCCGCTCATTTTCGGTGGATGTCTGGCAAAACGATGAATGGCAAAACATTGCAGAAGCAACCACAATGGGTTACAAACGAATTCTGGATGTCGGGCCTGTTACCACAAACCGAATACGGATCAATATCAATGATTCCAAAGCCAGCCCCATTGTTTCAAATGTGGAGGTGTACTAATCTTCATCAACTCATTTCGAAGTAACAAGCCCTCATTCACTCAAACGAAATGCAATGTAATGAATCGTTTTTCCGGCCTTTAAATGCTTTTTTTCATAAAACGTCTGATGAGTCAAAAGTTCATTCCCCGGTTCCTCTTTGTAGATATCATCTACTTTTTTGATGATTTCGCATCGCTCCTCTTTAATCGTTTCGAGAGTAAACTCATAAAGCAGGTCGGAATCGGTTTTCAGGTGAATAGAGCTGCCGGGGTTTAAAAGTTTCCTGTAAATATTCAGAAATTTCGGGGATGTCAGGCGTTGCCTGGAACGCGATTCCCGAAGATGAGGGTCGGGAAATGTAATCCATATTTCATCAACTTCTCCTTTTTCAAAATAATCGGGCAGGTGATCGATCAACATTCGTATGAACCGGACGTGATTCATCCCATTCTGCAGGGCATAACTTGCACCTTTCCATATACGATTACCCTTGAGGTCAATCCCTATATAATTTTTATCCGGATTTTTCTCTGCCAGATAAATCGTGTATTCGGCTTTACCACAGGCTAACTCAAGAACGATTGGATTTTCATTTTCGAAAATCTCTTTGTGCCATTTTCCCTTTGGCGTTGGCTTGTCCCCGAAGTCAGTGTATTCAAAAACATTCTCAAAACGAGCAATGTCTTCAAAGCGCTTGAGCTTATTTTTATTCCCCATCTGGATTGAAAAATCTACCCGTACCAGGCCGGTTCATTCCCTTTTTTCCATTTGATATTGCAACCCATACTGGGAATCTGCTTCTCGGGCGCGGGTTCACCTGCCAGCATCAGATCGGTAGCATTTCGGAGGTCCTCGCCGGTTGGTTCCGTGTCGTTTTTGGGACGGGCGCTATCAAATTGTCCCCTGTAGAAAAGTTCAAGATTTTCATCAAATAAAAATAAATCAGGTGTACATGCAGCTTTGTAAGCGTGTGCGGCATCCTGGTCTTTATCGTACAGGTATGGAAACGGGTAGCCAAATTTTTCGGCGTCTTCCATCATTTTTTCCGGTCCATCTTCGGGATAACTTTCTACATCGTTGGAACTGATAGCTACGACTCCAATTCCCTTCGGCATGTAATCGGAAGCATACTTCACAAAATGTTCTTTGATGAGCTTTACATAGGGGCAGTGATTGCAAATAAACATCACCAGCAATCCTTTATTTCCCTTATAAGAGTCGCGTGAATAGGTTCTTCCGGAAACCACATCATGAAGCATAAAATCCGGAGCTTTTGTTCCCAGTTCGAGCATTGTTGATTCAACAGCCATATCAAAAATCTGTTTTTATTTTCTTGTTGATTTGATACGTACAACAAAGTGTACAACCATCTCATTCAAACCATCTGAAAATAAGAATTTTCATGAGGCTTGTAAGCTTAAAATCAACAACTATTCCATACCGTCGAAATCCGGAAAAGAAAATTCTTTTCCTAAATATTGATAAGTAAACTTAAGCGAATTGTATTGGCAAGGGGATGATCTTCTTCAAACGTGTAGAGGTAACTGAAATCCACACCGAACAATTTATACCGGATGCCCGCCCCGAGGGTTAAAAACTCGCGATTCCCGTTTTTGGGATGCTCATAATAATAACCACTTCGCAGAGAAAACAGATTGTTGTACCAATATTCTGCTCCAAAACCATACATCAACTGTTCGCCAAAACTGACGGTTATTGTTTCTTTTCCGTTAAATCGATCGTATGCATTCCAGCTTTTATAAAGCGCCTCAAAAGAGCTTGCCGCATCACGCCGGGCCAAAATTTTTGAAATATCATTCGAAAATGTGAGAGTATTTTTCCCTTGTTTATCCAGATCCATTGTATAGGCCCAACCGATCCTCAAAGCTGTTGGTAATGGATCGGTTTGGGTATTGTCGGTGTACTGAATTCCCGGCCCAAAATTG
It encodes:
- a CDS encoding TetR/AcrR family transcriptional regulator, coding for MSLRNQILEVSRDLLIQHGFGKLTMRNIAKRADVTATSIYLHFENKDDLLLSLIDQSIEHLKGQLIREIDSSKGLIPQLEDLARAYVRFALEHPQEYEIIYMVRPEEMPQYPKEKFQQIRSAYELLGQIIEQGKQEELIEVENSMISAYTLWAQLHGIVSVILSKRLDTRIPQKEFIDQAIEHIIQGFIIQKTPA
- a CDS encoding alpha-L-fucosidase is translated as MKNIHLILTLLLIQTIFISCGSEVNEIAPPEPVMPIPSAAQMDWHEMEMIAFLHFTTNTFTNKEWGYGDESPSIFNPTELDVDQWMTTLKEAGFKGVILTAKHHDGFCLWPSEYTEHDVANSPYKNGNGDIVKEVSEAAREHGLKFGVYLSPWDRNHADYGDPSYIDYYRNQLEEIFTDYGPVFEMWFDGANGGDGYYGGANETRTIDRQTYYDWPTTIDFVRELQPEPKVLFFSDAGPDIRWVGNEHGVVAETNWNTINNDTLYAGQAGINDLLATGSEDGTKWIPAEVDVSIRPGWFYHPEEDDEVKSPEKLFEIYMTSVGRGSTLLLNIPPDRRGLLHENDVAALKEWRTMLDETFSTNIAAGAEVTADSYRGEFDIYHPNHITDDDHETYWTTGNGIPTGVLEIDLGDEKEISYVVLQEYIRLGQRIRSFSVDVWQNDEWQNIAEATTMGYKRILDVGPVTTNRIRININDSKASPIVSNVEVY
- the trmB gene encoding tRNA (guanosine(46)-N7)-methyltransferase TrmB is translated as MGNKNKLKRFEDIARFENVFEYTDFGDKPTPKGKWHKEIFENENPIVLELACGKAEYTIYLAEKNPDKNYIGIDLKGNRIWKGASYALQNGMNHVRFIRMLIDHLPDYFEKGEVDEIWITFPDPHLRESRSRQRLTSPKFLNIYRKLLNPGSSIHLKTDSDLLYEFTLETIKEERCEIIKKVDDIYKEEPGNELLTHQTFYEKKHLKAGKTIHYIAFRLSE
- a CDS encoding thioredoxin family protein yields the protein MAVESTMLELGTKAPDFMLHDVVSGRTYSRDSYKGNKGLLVMFICNHCPYVKLIKEHFVKYASDYMPKGIGVVAISSNDVESYPEDGPEKMMEDAEKFGYPFPYLYDKDQDAAHAYKAACTPDLFLFDENLELFYRGQFDSARPKNDTEPTGEDLRNATDLMLAGEPAPEKQIPSMGCNIKWKKGNEPAWYG